The proteins below come from a single Piscinibacter gummiphilus genomic window:
- the prfA gene encoding peptide chain release factor 1 yields MKDTLRQQFERLAMRLAELNATLADPTIASDMNRFRSLTREHAEVESLVQRFRHYEQRERDLASAREMLADPEMAEMAQEEIAGAEADLTRLHGELQTALLPRDPDDGRNAFIEIRAGTGGDESALFAADLLRMYLRYAERQGWRSEVMSQNTSDLGGYKEVVLRMEGDDVYARLKFESGGHRVQRVPATEAQGRIHTSACTVAVMPEADAAEEIQLNPADLRIDTFRASGAGGQHVNKTDSAIRVTHLPTGLVAECQDDRSQHRNKAKALAVLAARLREKDRSERAAKEAATRKGLIGSGDRSDRIRTYNFPQGRLTDHRINLTLYKLGAIMEGELDDVIGALQAARAAEQLAELEGRSL; encoded by the coding sequence ATGAAAGACACCCTGCGCCAGCAATTCGAACGCCTCGCGATGCGGCTCGCCGAGTTGAACGCCACGCTGGCCGACCCGACGATCGCGAGCGACATGAATCGCTTTCGCAGCCTCACGCGCGAGCATGCCGAGGTCGAATCGCTGGTGCAGCGCTTCCGCCACTACGAGCAGCGCGAGCGCGATCTCGCGTCTGCGCGCGAGATGCTCGCAGACCCCGAGATGGCCGAGATGGCGCAGGAAGAAATCGCCGGCGCCGAAGCCGACCTGACTCGCTTGCACGGCGAGCTGCAGACGGCACTGCTGCCGCGCGACCCGGACGATGGCCGCAATGCGTTCATCGAAATCCGCGCCGGCACCGGCGGCGACGAGTCGGCGCTCTTCGCGGCCGATCTGCTGCGCATGTACCTGCGCTATGCCGAGCGGCAAGGGTGGCGCAGCGAGGTGATGTCGCAGAACACTTCCGACCTCGGCGGCTACAAGGAAGTCGTGCTGCGCATGGAAGGCGACGATGTCTATGCCAGGCTCAAATTCGAATCAGGCGGACACCGCGTGCAGCGCGTGCCGGCCACCGAAGCGCAGGGTCGCATCCACACGAGCGCCTGCACGGTCGCGGTGATGCCCGAGGCCGACGCGGCCGAAGAGATCCAGCTCAACCCGGCCGACCTGCGCATCGACACCTTCCGGGCCAGCGGTGCAGGGGGCCAGCACGTGAACAAGACCGACAGCGCGATCCGCGTCACTCACCTACCCACCGGCTTGGTCGCCGAATGCCAGGACGACCGCTCTCAGCACCGCAACAAGGCCAAGGCATTGGCCGTGCTCGCCGCGCGCCTGCGCGAGAAGGACCGCAGCGAACGTGCCGCCAAGGAAGCCGCCACCCGCAAGGGCCTGATCGGCAGCGGCGACCGCAGCGACCGCATCCGCACCTACAACTTCCCGCAGGGCCGGCTCACCGACCACCGCATCAACCTCACGCTCTACAAGCTCGGCGCCATCATGGAAGGTGAGCTCGACGACGTGATCGGCGCGCTGCAGGCCGCCCGCGCCGCCGAGCAGCTGGCCGAGCTGGAAGGGCGCAGCCTGTGA
- the prmC gene encoding peptide chain release factor N(5)-glutamine methyltransferase: MSRIAAALTRAREMGLDRLDAQLLVGHVLQRPRSWLLAHDDTLLTEAEQTHVEHLMQRRAAGEPLAYLTGEKEFHGLTLQVTPAVLIPRPDTETLVDWALSVLNSGPQVPRVLDLGTGSGAIALALKHRHPAAIVTAVDASEDALRVAAGNAQRLGLDIRFRLGDWWQGLEGERFDLVVSNPPYIALGDEHLPALRHEPTLALTSGADGLDALRTIVDGAPHHLTSAGWLLVEHGHDQAQAMGELLLAAGFGDVQTCKDLAGIGRCSGGQWPQRDTP; the protein is encoded by the coding sequence GTGAGCCGAATCGCCGCCGCACTGACCCGTGCCCGCGAGATGGGACTCGATCGTCTCGACGCGCAGCTGCTCGTCGGGCACGTGTTGCAGCGCCCGCGCAGTTGGCTGCTGGCACACGACGACACCCTGCTGACCGAGGCGGAACAGACGCATGTCGAGCACCTGATGCAACGCCGCGCAGCCGGCGAACCGCTCGCCTACCTGACGGGCGAAAAGGAGTTCCACGGTCTGACGCTGCAGGTCACCCCGGCCGTGTTGATCCCACGGCCCGACACCGAAACCTTGGTGGACTGGGCGCTGTCTGTCTTGAACTCGGGCCCGCAAGTGCCCCGGGTGCTTGATCTGGGCACGGGCAGCGGTGCCATCGCCTTGGCGCTCAAGCACCGGCACCCAGCGGCCATCGTCACGGCCGTCGATGCCAGCGAGGACGCGCTGCGCGTGGCGGCAGGCAATGCGCAACGCCTGGGCCTCGACATCCGCTTTCGGCTCGGCGACTGGTGGCAAGGCCTCGAAGGCGAGCGTTTCGACCTCGTCGTGAGCAACCCGCCCTACATCGCGCTCGGCGACGAGCACCTCCCGGCACTGCGCCACGAGCCCACGCTGGCGCTCACCTCCGGCGCCGACGGCCTGGACGCCCTGCGCACGATCGTCGACGGAGCTCCTCATCACCTGACGAGCGCCGGCTGGCTGCTGGTGGAGCACGGGCACGACCAAGCGCAGGCCATGGGTGAGCTGCTGCTGGCTGCCGGTTTTGGCGACGTCCAGACATGCAAAGACCTTGCCGGCATCGGCCGTTGCAGCGGTGGACAGTGGCCCCAACGAGACACTCCCTGA
- the grxD gene encoding Grx4 family monothiol glutaredoxin, which yields MSDVQQRIDDLVKSNRVVLFMKGTAQFPQCGFSGRAVQILKSCGVNDLKTFNVLEDEGVRQGIKEYANWPTIPQLYVNGEFVGGSDIMMEMYQAGELQQVLGTQA from the coding sequence ATGAGCGACGTTCAACAACGCATCGACGACCTCGTCAAATCCAACCGCGTGGTGCTCTTCATGAAGGGCACGGCGCAATTTCCCCAGTGCGGTTTCTCGGGCCGCGCAGTGCAGATCCTCAAGTCCTGCGGCGTCAACGACCTCAAGACCTTCAACGTGCTGGAAGACGAGGGCGTGCGCCAGGGCATCAAGGAATACGCCAACTGGCCGACCATTCCGCAGCTGTACGTCAACGGCGAATTCGTCGGCGGCTCCGACATCATGATGGAGATGTACCAGGCCGGCGAACTGCAGCAGGTCCTGGGTACCCAGGCCTGA
- a CDS encoding UbiX family flavin prenyltransferase: MSLATSPAPGRVVVAITGATGAVYGQRLLQRLKAAGRETHLVVSPAGVLNAHHELGLDRKALEALAHTAYNPADVGAAIASGSFPVESMVVAPCSMKTLASIAHGLSDNLISRAADVTLKERRRLVLLARETPYNLAHLRNMTAVTEMGGIVFPPLPAFYHRPATLDDVVDDSVERVLALLGVTEAQPKAWAGL, encoded by the coding sequence CTGAGCTTGGCCACATCTCCTGCCCCCGGACGTGTGGTCGTCGCCATCACCGGCGCCACCGGCGCGGTGTATGGGCAGAGGCTTCTGCAGCGCCTGAAGGCTGCTGGCCGCGAGACACACCTCGTCGTCAGCCCGGCCGGCGTCTTGAACGCCCACCACGAGCTGGGCCTGGACCGCAAGGCGCTCGAGGCGCTCGCCCACACCGCCTACAACCCGGCCGACGTGGGTGCGGCCATCGCAAGCGGCTCGTTCCCGGTGGAGAGCATGGTGGTGGCGCCGTGCTCGATGAAGACGCTCGCCTCCATCGCGCACGGCCTGTCGGACAACCTCATCAGCCGCGCCGCCGACGTCACGCTCAAGGAGCGGCGCCGCCTGGTGCTGCTGGCCCGCGAGACGCCGTACAACCTGGCGCACCTGCGCAACATGACGGCCGTGACCGAGATGGGCGGCATCGTGTTCCCGCCGCTGCCGGCGTTCTATCACCGGCCCGCGACGCTCGATGACGTGGTCGACGACTCGGTGGAGCGCGTGCTGGCCCTGCTCGGCGTCACCGAAGCGCAACCCAAGGCGTGGGCCGGGCTTTGA
- a CDS encoding lytic transglycosylase domain-containing protein: MSVTHGLCRRQLLAAAALPALALIPPVARAGAQVEEPMADAVRSALSAAIANSAPPKPVFDNIEDRLAYLKWLGEMSNRLKKRKAEHVARVEFLETVWYESIRAGLEASLVLGVIQVESGFRKYAISRVGARGYMQVMPFWARLIGDGDAARLFHMQTNLRFGCVILRHYLDRERGDLYMALGRYNGSRGRPEYPNLVFGARKAWAFKPA; the protein is encoded by the coding sequence ATGAGCGTGACGCATGGGCTGTGCCGGCGGCAGCTGCTCGCCGCAGCAGCCTTGCCGGCACTGGCGCTCATTCCTCCCGTGGCGCGGGCCGGCGCGCAGGTCGAGGAGCCGATGGCCGACGCCGTGCGCTCCGCCTTGTCGGCGGCGATCGCCAACAGCGCGCCGCCCAAGCCGGTGTTCGACAACATCGAAGATCGTCTTGCCTACCTGAAGTGGCTGGGCGAGATGAGCAACCGGCTGAAGAAGCGCAAGGCCGAGCATGTGGCGCGCGTCGAGTTTCTGGAGACCGTCTGGTACGAGAGCATCCGCGCGGGCCTCGAGGCGTCGTTGGTGCTCGGCGTGATCCAGGTCGAAAGCGGCTTTCGAAAGTACGCGATCAGCCGCGTTGGCGCACGCGGCTACATGCAGGTGATGCCCTTCTGGGCGCGGCTGATCGGTGACGGCGACGCGGCGCGCCTCTTCCACATGCAGACCAACCTGCGATTCGGCTGCGTGATCCTGCGCCACTATCTCGACCGCGAGCGCGGCGACCTCTACATGGCGCTTGGCCGCTACAACGGCAGCCGCGGGCGGCCGGAGTATCCGAACCTCGTCTTCGGCGCCCGCAAGGCCTGGGCCTTCAAGCCGGCCTGA
- a CDS encoding proline--tRNA ligase: protein MKASQFFISTLKEAPADAEVTSHKLMMRAGLIKRLGAGIYNYMPMGLRVIRKVENIIREEMNRAGAVELLMPVVQPAELWEETGRFQKMGPELLRVKDRHERDFIIQPTSEEVITDIARQELRSYRMLPKNFYHIQTKFRDERRPRFGVMRGREFTMKDAYSFDRDVEAAGKSYEAMYAAYVRIFERMGLVFRAVAADTGAIGGDRSHEFQVIADTGEDAIAYCPDSDYAANVELAEALPLIAQRGAATQALTKTPTPGKSTCEDVAALLKLPLSQTVKSLVLATDEKNEHGETLKTTVWLLLVRGDHSLNEVKAGKIEGLKEGYRFATAAEIDDHFGCKPGYLGPIGLKKPVRVIADRTVAAMSDFVCGANEADFHYTGANWGRDLPEPAVVADIRNVVEGDPSPDGKGKLAMQRGIEVGHVFYLGTKYSKAMNASYLDENGKPQLLEMGCYGIGVTRLLGAAIEQSHDERGIVWPVSMAPFSVVLCPIGYDRSAEVKAAADRLHDELQAQGVDVMLDDRGERPGAMFADWELIGVPHRVVLSDRGLKEGKVEYQGRRDAQATVVAAADVGAFLKGRLAA from the coding sequence ATGAAAGCTTCTCAGTTTTTCATTTCCACGCTCAAGGAAGCGCCCGCCGACGCCGAGGTCACGAGCCACAAGCTGATGATGCGCGCCGGCCTGATCAAACGGCTTGGCGCGGGTATCTACAACTACATGCCGATGGGTTTGCGGGTCATCCGCAAAGTGGAAAACATCATCCGCGAGGAAATGAACCGGGCCGGTGCCGTCGAGCTTCTGATGCCGGTCGTGCAACCCGCCGAGTTGTGGGAAGAAACCGGCCGCTTCCAGAAGATGGGCCCCGAGCTGCTGCGGGTGAAAGACCGGCATGAGCGCGACTTCATCATCCAGCCGACCTCCGAAGAGGTCATCACCGACATCGCTCGCCAGGAGCTGCGCAGCTACCGCATGCTGCCGAAGAATTTTTATCACATCCAGACGAAGTTCCGCGACGAGCGCCGCCCGCGCTTCGGCGTGATGCGCGGGCGCGAGTTCACGATGAAGGACGCGTATTCCTTCGACCGGGACGTCGAAGCCGCGGGCAAGAGCTATGAGGCTATGTACGCCGCCTACGTGCGCATCTTCGAGCGCATGGGCCTGGTCTTCCGCGCTGTGGCCGCCGACACCGGGGCCATCGGCGGAGACCGATCGCATGAATTCCAGGTGATTGCCGACACCGGCGAAGACGCCATCGCCTACTGCCCCGATTCCGACTACGCCGCCAACGTCGAACTGGCCGAAGCCCTGCCGCTGATCGCTCAGCGCGGTGCGGCGACGCAGGCGCTGACGAAGACGCCGACGCCGGGCAAGAGCACCTGCGAAGACGTGGCCGCGCTGCTCAAGCTCCCACTCTCGCAAACGGTGAAATCGCTGGTGCTTGCCACCGACGAGAAGAACGAGCACGGCGAAACGCTGAAGACCACCGTCTGGCTGCTGCTGGTACGCGGCGACCACAGCCTCAACGAGGTGAAGGCCGGCAAGATCGAGGGCCTGAAGGAAGGTTATCGCTTTGCGACGGCCGCCGAGATCGACGATCACTTCGGCTGCAAGCCCGGCTACCTGGGGCCGATCGGCCTGAAGAAGCCGGTGCGCGTGATCGCCGACCGCACGGTGGCCGCGATGAGTGACTTCGTTTGCGGGGCCAACGAAGCGGACTTCCACTACACCGGCGCCAACTGGGGCCGCGATCTGCCCGAGCCCGCTGTGGTGGCCGACATCCGCAACGTGGTCGAAGGCGACCCCTCGCCCGACGGCAAGGGCAAGCTCGCCATGCAGCGCGGCATCGAGGTCGGCCACGTGTTCTACCTTGGCACCAAGTATTCGAAGGCGATGAACGCCAGCTACCTCGACGAGAACGGCAAGCCGCAACTGCTCGAGATGGGCTGCTACGGCATCGGCGTCACGCGCCTGCTGGGTGCTGCCATCGAGCAAAGCCACGATGAGCGCGGAATCGTCTGGCCGGTGTCGATGGCGCCGTTCAGCGTGGTGCTTTGCCCCATCGGCTACGACCGCTCGGCCGAGGTCAAGGCCGCCGCCGATCGTCTGCACGACGAACTGCAAGCGCAGGGTGTCGATGTGATGCTCGACGACCGCGGCGAGCGCCCGGGCGCGATGTTTGCCGACTGGGAACTGATCGGCGTGCCGCATCGCGTGGTGCTGTCCGACCGTGGCCTGAAGGAAGGCAAGGTGGAATACCAGGGCCGTCGCGACGCGCAGGCCACGGTTGTCGCGGCCGCCGATGTGGGTGCCTTCTTGAAAGGCCGGCTCGCGGCATGA
- a CDS encoding RNA pyrophosphohydrolase yields MLDREGFRPNVGIILLNTKNQVFWGKRIRTHSWQFPQGGIKYGETPEQAMFRELHEEVGLTPEHVRIVARTRDWLRYEVPEHFIRRDARGHYRGQKQIWFLLQLMGRDSDMNLRATDHPEFDAWRWNDYWVPLDLVIEFKRDVYQMALTELARFLPRNNHHNRYLRSGMRPHHRDDAGNTNTAPLDENGPPEPASS; encoded by the coding sequence ATGCTCGACCGAGAAGGGTTCAGACCCAACGTCGGCATCATCCTGCTCAATACGAAGAACCAGGTTTTCTGGGGCAAGCGCATCCGCACCCACTCCTGGCAGTTCCCGCAAGGGGGCATCAAATACGGCGAGACGCCTGAGCAGGCGATGTTCCGCGAGCTCCACGAAGAAGTGGGGCTGACGCCCGAGCACGTTCGCATCGTTGCACGCACCCGCGACTGGCTTCGCTACGAAGTCCCGGAGCACTTCATCCGCCGCGACGCCCGCGGGCACTATCGCGGGCAGAAGCAGATCTGGTTCCTGTTGCAGCTGATGGGCCGCGACAGCGACATGAACCTGCGCGCCACCGATCACCCCGAATTCGACGCCTGGCGCTGGAACGACTATTGGGTGCCGCTCGATCTGGTGATCGAGTTCAAGCGCGACGTCTATCAGATGGCGTTGACGGAGCTTGCGCGTTTTCTGCCTCGCAACAACCACCACAACCGCTACTTGCGCTCGGGCATGCGCCCGCATCATCGCGACGATGCGGGCAATACCAACACGGCACCACTCGACGAGAACGGGCCGCCGGAGCCGGCGTCTTCCTGA
- the proB gene encoding glutamate 5-kinase codes for MTDALKNAKRIVIKVGSSLVTNEGRGLDAQAIGNWCRQMAALAAQGREVVMVSSGAVAEGMKRLGWSARPKEIHELQAAAAVGQMGLAQIYETQLRHYDMGSAQVLLTHADLADRERYLNARSTLLTLLRLKVVPVINENDTVVNDEIKFGDNDTLGALVANLVEADALIILTDQKGLYSADPRKDPNARFIHEAEAGTPELERMAGGAGSSIGRGGMITKVLAAKRAASSGASTVIAWGREPDVLVRLAAGEAIGTALTASTAKLAARKQWMADHLQFRGAVVIDDGAVAKLRDEGKSLLPIGMVEVQGEFVRGDVIAVRDKSGNEVARGLANYASSEARLIARKPSSEFERLLGFTGEPEMIHRDNLVLA; via the coding sequence ATGACAGACGCCCTGAAGAACGCCAAGCGCATCGTCATCAAGGTCGGCTCCAGTCTGGTGACCAACGAAGGTCGCGGTCTGGATGCGCAGGCCATCGGCAACTGGTGCCGTCAGATGGCCGCGCTCGCGGCCCAGGGGCGCGAAGTGGTGATGGTGTCCAGCGGTGCGGTCGCCGAAGGCATGAAGCGCCTGGGCTGGTCTGCGCGCCCCAAGGAGATCCACGAGTTGCAGGCGGCGGCGGCCGTTGGGCAGATGGGACTGGCCCAGATCTACGAAACCCAGCTGCGCCACTACGACATGGGCAGTGCGCAGGTGCTGCTCACGCATGCCGACCTCGCCGACCGCGAGCGCTACCTCAATGCACGTTCGACGTTGCTGACGCTGCTGCGCTTGAAGGTCGTGCCGGTCATCAACGAGAACGACACGGTCGTCAACGACGAGATCAAGTTCGGCGACAACGACACCCTGGGCGCACTGGTGGCCAACCTCGTAGAGGCTGATGCACTGATCATCCTCACCGACCAAAAGGGCCTGTATTCGGCCGACCCGCGCAAAGACCCCAACGCGCGCTTCATCCATGAGGCTGAAGCCGGCACGCCGGAGCTTGAGCGAATGGCCGGAGGTGCGGGTTCGAGCATCGGACGCGGTGGCATGATCACCAAGGTGCTCGCCGCCAAACGGGCCGCGAGCAGTGGTGCGTCGACCGTCATCGCATGGGGGCGTGAGCCCGATGTGCTGGTGCGTCTCGCTGCTGGTGAAGCCATTGGCACCGCGCTCACGGCATCAACCGCCAAGCTGGCGGCGCGCAAGCAATGGATGGCCGACCACCTGCAATTCCGCGGTGCTGTCGTGATCGACGATGGTGCGGTCGCCAAGCTGCGCGATGAGGGCAAGAGCCTGTTGCCGATCGGCATGGTCGAGGTGCAGGGTGAGTTCGTGCGGGGCGACGTAATCGCCGTGCGCGACAAGTCGGGAAACGAGGTCGCCCGCGGCTTGGCGAACTACGCCAGCTCAGAAGCCCGCCTGATCGCACGCAAGCCGTCGAGCGAGTTCGAGCGTCTGCTCGGGTTCACCGGCGAACCCGAGATGATCCACCGCGACAACCTGGTCCTGGCCTGA
- the cgtA gene encoding Obg family GTPase CgtA, translating into MKFVDEATIDVAAGNGGNGCMSFRREKFLPFGGPNGGDGGRGGSVFAVGDRNLNTLIDFRYARRHEARNGENGRGSDQYGAAAEDIVLRMPMGTIITDLDTGNVIAELLVPDEKVLLAKGGDGGFGNLHFKTSTNRAPRQKTPGWPGEHRKLKLELRVLADVGLLGMPNAGKSTLIAAVSNARPKIADYPFTTLHPNLGVVRVAAEQSFVVADVPGLIEGASEGAGLGHLFLRHLQRTHLLLHVVDMAPFDDSIDPVAQAKSIVAELKKYDQALYEKPRWLVLNKLDMVPTEEREQRVKDFVKRFKWKGPVFQISALTREGCEHLVQAVYQHVSKLKNVVPDDPDPRFADPTRDLEPSP; encoded by the coding sequence ATGAAATTCGTTGACGAAGCCACCATCGACGTGGCGGCCGGCAATGGCGGCAATGGCTGCATGAGCTTCCGCCGAGAGAAGTTCCTCCCCTTCGGCGGGCCGAATGGCGGTGACGGAGGACGTGGCGGCAGCGTTTTCGCCGTTGGCGATCGCAACCTCAACACGCTGATCGACTTTCGTTACGCGCGTCGTCACGAGGCTCGTAACGGGGAAAACGGTCGAGGATCCGACCAATACGGCGCCGCAGCAGAAGACATCGTGCTGCGCATGCCAATGGGCACCATCATCACCGACCTCGACACGGGGAACGTGATCGCCGAGTTGCTGGTGCCGGACGAAAAGGTCCTGTTGGCCAAAGGCGGCGACGGCGGCTTCGGCAACCTTCATTTCAAGACCAGCACCAACCGCGCCCCGCGACAAAAGACGCCCGGCTGGCCCGGCGAGCATCGCAAGCTCAAGCTCGAGTTGCGGGTGCTGGCGGACGTGGGCCTCTTGGGCATGCCGAACGCCGGCAAGTCGACGCTGATTGCGGCCGTCTCCAACGCGCGGCCCAAGATTGCCGACTACCCGTTCACCACCCTGCATCCCAACCTCGGCGTGGTGCGAGTGGCCGCTGAGCAAAGCTTCGTGGTGGCCGATGTGCCGGGGTTGATCGAAGGAGCGTCGGAAGGTGCGGGTCTTGGCCACCTGTTCCTTCGCCATTTGCAGCGCACGCACCTGCTGCTGCACGTGGTCGACATGGCTCCCTTCGATGACAGCATCGACCCGGTTGCTCAGGCCAAGAGCATCGTGGCCGAACTCAAGAAGTACGACCAAGCGCTCTACGAGAAGCCACGCTGGCTGGTGCTCAACAAGCTCGACATGGTGCCCACCGAAGAGCGCGAGCAGCGGGTCAAGGACTTCGTGAAGCGCTTCAAGTGGAAGGGTCCGGTATTCCAGATCTCTGCCTTGACGCGTGAAGGTTGCGAGCATCTGGTGCAGGCTGTCTATCAGCATGTGTCCAAGCTGAAGAACGTGGTGCCGGACGATCCGGACCCACGTTTCGCCGATCCCACGCGCGACCTCGAGCCATCGCCATGA
- the rpmA gene encoding 50S ribosomal protein L27 — translation MAQKKGGGSTRNGRDSQPKMLGVKVFGGQAVPAGSIIVRQRGTKFHAGANVGTGKDHTLFALVDGEVSFAVKGPRNRQTVSVKELG, via the coding sequence ATGGCACAGAAAAAAGGCGGCGGTTCCACCCGGAACGGCCGTGATTCCCAGCCGAAGATGCTCGGCGTCAAGGTGTTTGGGGGCCAAGCGGTTCCGGCCGGCTCGATCATCGTTCGTCAGCGCGGCACCAAGTTCCACGCCGGCGCGAACGTTGGCACCGGCAAGGACCATACGCTTTTCGCGCTGGTCGATGGCGAGGTCAGCTTCGCCGTCAAAGGCCCGCGCAACCGCCAGACGGTGAGCGTGAAAGAGTTGGGCTGA
- the rplU gene encoding 50S ribosomal protein L21, with amino-acid sequence MYAVIKTGGKQYKVAAGEKIKVEQIAADVGQEITIDQVLAVGSGADLKVGTPLVSGASVKATVVAQGKHDKVRIFKMRRRKHYQKRQGHRQTFTELEISAVNA; translated from the coding sequence ATGTACGCGGTCATAAAAACCGGCGGCAAACAATACAAGGTTGCTGCGGGCGAAAAGATCAAGGTAGAACAGATTGCTGCGGACGTTGGCCAAGAGATCACGATCGACCAAGTTCTTGCAGTCGGCAGCGGCGCGGATCTGAAGGTCGGGACTCCCTTGGTTTCCGGCGCGAGCGTCAAGGCCACCGTTGTGGCACAAGGCAAACACGACAAGGTGCGCATCTTCAAGATGCGTCGCCGCAAGCACTATCAAAAGCGGCAAGGTCATCGCCAGACCTTCACCGAGCTTGAGATCAGTGCAGTGAACGCCTGA
- the ispB gene encoding octaprenyl diphosphate synthase, with the protein MAPEMKEVDEVIQQRLASDVVLVNQISHYIISAGGKRIRPMLVLLFANALGFCGRERFELAAVVEFIHTATLLHDDVVDESALRRGRATANALFGNSASVLVGDFLYSRAFQMMVSVDRLRVLDVLADATNIIAEGEVLQLMNMHDPDLAVDDYLKVIRFKTAKLFEASARLGAVLADADPTTEEACAAYGRHLGTAFQLVDDLLDYEGSTSELGKNVGDDLREGKPTLPLLIAMERASDTDRLLIRHAIEQGEVSRLPQIVAIVRATGALDATRDAARSEAEKARLNLSSLPKTNYREALLEFCARSVERSS; encoded by the coding sequence ATGGCGCCCGAGATGAAAGAGGTCGACGAGGTCATCCAGCAGCGGCTGGCCTCGGACGTTGTGCTCGTCAACCAGATCTCTCACTACATCATCAGCGCGGGAGGCAAGCGCATCCGCCCCATGTTGGTGTTGCTCTTCGCCAACGCACTGGGATTCTGCGGGAGGGAGCGGTTTGAACTGGCCGCCGTGGTCGAGTTCATCCACACGGCAACCTTGTTGCATGACGACGTGGTCGACGAATCCGCGCTGCGCCGGGGGCGCGCAACCGCCAATGCGCTGTTCGGCAACTCTGCCAGCGTTTTGGTGGGTGACTTCCTCTATTCGAGGGCGTTCCAGATGATGGTGTCGGTCGATCGTCTGCGCGTGCTGGACGTCCTGGCGGATGCCACCAATATCATTGCAGAAGGGGAAGTCCTGCAACTGATGAACATGCACGACCCGGATCTTGCGGTGGACGACTACCTCAAGGTCATTCGCTTCAAGACGGCCAAGTTGTTTGAGGCCAGTGCGCGGCTCGGCGCCGTTCTCGCCGACGCAGATCCCACAACCGAAGAAGCTTGTGCCGCATATGGGCGCCATCTCGGCACCGCATTCCAACTGGTCGACGATCTGCTCGACTACGAGGGCTCCACCAGCGAACTTGGCAAAAACGTCGGCGACGATCTGCGCGAGGGCAAGCCGACTCTCCCGTTGTTGATTGCCATGGAACGGGCTTCTGACACAGACCGACTCCTTATCCGCCATGCAATCGAGCAAGGAGAGGTAAGCCGTTTGCCACAGATCGTGGCAATCGTTCGCGCAACAGGAGCGCTCGACGCGACGCGGGACGCCGCACGTTCAGAAGCAGAGAAGGCGCGCCTCAACTTGTCGTCACTGCCCAAGACGAACTACCGAGAAGCTCTGCTAGAATTTTGTGCTCGGTCGGTTGAGCGTTCGTCTTGA